The following are encoded together in the Flavihumibacter fluvii genome:
- a CDS encoding sulfatase family protein: MTMKLSYITSLAVVILQAVLPAAAHAQAKRPNIIFILSDDHAYQATSAYGNKLVHTPNIDRIAREGGILYNNFVVNSICGPSRATLLTGKYSHKNGYALNEKEFDVNQETFPVLLQQNGYQTAWIGKLHLGSLPIGFDYFNILPGQGHYYNPDFINNRNDTVRYKGYVTNLISDFFFNWLQERDTSKPFFAVVGEKATHRSWLPDIPDLGAYDNIDFPLPETFYDNYENRLAALDQDMTIDKTMRLKEDLKIGAQFGVPGTGRFGEPSRLDSTQAAAYAAYYGKITKEFEAKKLDGKALAEWKFQRYLKDYYATAKSLDRNIGKILNYLDSTGLSRNTVVIYASDQGFYLGEHGWFDKRFIYEESLKTPFVVRYPGVIKPGTTINSFVSNTDWNPTILDIAGVKAPAEVQGRSILPLLEGKTPKDWRQEQYYHYYEFPEPHHVSPHFGIRTQDFVLVRFYTGVESWELYDLKKDPHEIKNVYADPKYAKTITALKQQLKAQILQYDDQEALKIFKQSVK, from the coding sequence ATGACTATGAAACTGAGCTATATAACCAGCCTTGCGGTAGTGATCCTGCAGGCCGTTTTACCCGCAGCGGCACATGCACAGGCTAAAAGACCGAATATCATTTTTATACTTTCCGACGACCACGCTTACCAGGCCACCAGTGCCTATGGTAATAAGCTGGTGCATACCCCAAATATCGACCGCATTGCCCGGGAAGGTGGTATCCTCTACAATAATTTCGTGGTGAATAGTATTTGTGGTCCCAGCAGGGCCACCCTGCTCACCGGCAAGTACAGCCATAAAAATGGCTATGCCCTGAACGAGAAGGAATTTGATGTGAACCAGGAAACCTTTCCGGTGCTGCTGCAGCAAAATGGCTACCAGACCGCCTGGATCGGCAAGCTGCACCTGGGCAGTTTACCTATTGGATTCGATTATTTTAATATCCTGCCCGGACAGGGCCATTATTACAATCCCGATTTCATCAACAACAGGAATGATACGGTTCGGTACAAAGGCTATGTGACTAACCTGATCTCGGATTTCTTTTTCAACTGGTTACAGGAAAGGGATACTTCGAAACCTTTCTTTGCAGTGGTGGGCGAGAAAGCCACACACCGTAGCTGGCTTCCCGATATTCCCGACCTGGGCGCTTACGACAATATCGACTTTCCATTGCCCGAAACTTTTTATGACAACTACGAGAACAGGCTGGCAGCGCTTGACCAGGACATGACCATCGACAAAACCATGCGCCTGAAAGAGGACCTGAAAATCGGGGCACAGTTTGGGGTGCCGGGTACGGGCAGGTTTGGTGAACCTTCAAGGCTCGATTCAACGCAGGCCGCAGCCTATGCAGCTTATTACGGCAAGATCACCAAAGAATTCGAAGCGAAAAAGCTGGATGGAAAAGCATTGGCCGAATGGAAATTCCAGCGCTACCTGAAAGATTATTATGCAACCGCAAAATCACTGGACCGCAATATTGGCAAGATCCTCAATTACCTCGATAGCACGGGCCTCAGCAGGAATACCGTGGTCATCTATGCCTCAGACCAGGGCTTTTACCTGGGTGAACATGGCTGGTTTGACAAACGCTTTATTTATGAGGAATCTTTAAAGACGCCTTTCGTGGTTCGCTATCCCGGTGTTATAAAACCGGGCACTACCATCAATAGTTTTGTTTCCAATACCGACTGGAATCCCACCATACTCGATATTGCCGGTGTTAAAGCACCTGCGGAAGTTCAGGGCCGTTCTATCTTACCCCTGCTCGAAGGCAAGACACCGAAGGACTGGCGCCAGGAGCAATATTACCACTACTATGAATTCCCGGAGCCGCACCATGTATCACCGCATTTCGGTATTCGCACCCAGGATTTTGTACTGGTGCGTTTTTACACTGGCGTTGAATCATGGGAGTTATACGACCTGAAAAAAGATCCCCACGAAATAAAGAATGTATATGCCGATCCGAAATACGCCAAAACCATAACCGCCCTGAAGCAACAATTAAAAGCGCAGATCCTGCAGTATGATGATCAGGAAGCGTTAAAGATTTTTAAGCAGTCGGTGAAATAG
- a CDS encoding SusC/RagA family TonB-linked outer membrane protein — translation MKLKFYFALLSLSLALSNIVVGQSNAVINSVFRGKVTDNRTHEVLQGVSIRIKGTTNQTQTNEKGEFELQTGQKLPFVLEISSTGYKSIEKLAETSPIAILLETESKVLNDVVVVGYGTQSKRDLTGAVSSIKAKDFNSGAIVSVDALISGKAAGVQITQGSSEPGGAVSIRIRGANSINASNEPLYVIDGLPIDNTPVTPTSSIVSEPTARNPLNALNPADILSVEILKDASATAIYGSRGANGVILITTKHGSKGALAVEYNVQGAIQNVARTVPMLSTSQYISLLNDLRAAVGSAPEFSDSAINAIGKGVDWQKEIFRQGYSQNHQLGFSGGQDKFTYYASLNYLSQSGVILSSGIKRYGGRVNLNYTSDKFRFGINLNTTKIEDDYVPNGTSINESGGIINSAIFQDPTLPVYNSDGSYAQSSLVNLENPLGLANAVYDNANSNRTFGNVFAEYFILPELSVKVNAGSDRQDSRRDTYVSKNTKRGASTNGNGYAKSANTENNLLELTARYSKTFNAHKVELLGGYTFQNFNYRSIGAGASNFTTDAFETNNLGAGSNSTYTIETYRDNSKLQSFLGRVNYSFAGKYLLTANLRADGSSRFGANNKYGYFPSIALGWQIKDEAFLESVDVISNLKLRASYGKTGNQEIGNYRSLVLLGTVGQAIFGNSAFAGISSKQFANADLKWETTHQLDIGLDFGFWNNRLTGSIDYYSKQTQDLLLELPIPITTGFSTTLANVGEVKNHGWDIQLNSVNTTGKLKWTTSANVSFVKNSVAGIGDLTAILQGSAGFFTNFSIIKVGEPLNAYYGYDVLGVLQEGETYAPQPLSKPGEYKFRDANNDGSITTADRTILGTPFPAVLYGISNVFNYGSFGLSFFFQGAQGGDILNLNISESENPISFRRNRLERSYTDRWTPDNPTNENSSALTPSHPYVDASGTINSRAVEDASYLRLKNITLSYDIPLGNKKIIKGAQVYVVGQNLVTFSNYLGFDPEISSFGTSNVRADYNAYPLSKIYTIGLNVKF, via the coding sequence AAAACTTCCGTTTGTATTGGAAATTTCCAGCACCGGGTATAAGTCCATCGAAAAATTGGCAGAGACATCTCCCATTGCTATTCTACTGGAAACAGAAAGCAAGGTATTGAACGATGTTGTTGTTGTCGGTTATGGTACGCAATCTAAACGTGACCTTACCGGTGCAGTATCATCTATCAAAGCCAAAGACTTTAATTCCGGCGCTATTGTTTCTGTGGATGCCCTTATTTCCGGTAAAGCCGCGGGTGTTCAAATTACACAGGGATCATCAGAACCGGGTGGTGCTGTATCCATCCGGATCCGTGGCGCTAACTCTATCAATGCCAGTAATGAACCTCTCTATGTGATCGATGGTTTGCCTATTGATAATACACCGGTTACGCCTACTTCGAGTATTGTCAGCGAACCTACTGCGCGAAATCCATTGAATGCGCTGAACCCGGCCGATATCTTGTCGGTGGAAATCCTGAAAGATGCTTCGGCTACTGCCATATATGGATCACGTGGCGCTAACGGCGTTATCCTCATCACCACAAAGCATGGGTCAAAAGGTGCGCTGGCCGTGGAATACAACGTGCAGGGTGCCATCCAGAATGTGGCCAGGACTGTTCCCATGTTATCGACCTCGCAATATATCAGCCTCTTGAATGACCTGCGTGCTGCTGTCGGTTCCGCGCCCGAGTTCTCCGATTCCGCTATTAACGCAATTGGCAAAGGGGTGGACTGGCAGAAAGAAATATTCCGCCAGGGCTACAGCCAAAACCATCAACTGGGATTTTCCGGTGGACAGGATAAATTCACCTACTATGCCTCGCTGAATTACCTCAGCCAGTCCGGTGTGATTCTGAGCTCTGGTATCAAACGCTATGGCGGCCGGGTGAACCTGAATTATACCAGCGATAAATTCAGGTTCGGTATAAACCTGAATACCACTAAGATCGAGGATGATTATGTGCCCAATGGAACCAGTATCAATGAATCGGGTGGTATTATCAACTCTGCTATTTTCCAGGACCCTACCTTGCCTGTTTATAATAGCGACGGATCCTATGCACAAAGCTCCCTGGTGAACCTCGAAAATCCGCTCGGACTGGCCAATGCTGTTTATGATAATGCCAATTCCAACCGCACATTCGGAAATGTTTTTGCAGAATATTTTATCCTGCCGGAATTATCCGTTAAGGTGAATGCAGGAAGCGACAGGCAGGACTCACGTCGTGATACCTATGTTTCAAAAAATACAAAACGGGGCGCATCAACTAACGGTAACGGCTATGCAAAATCAGCCAATACAGAAAATAACCTGCTGGAACTTACCGCCCGTTACAGCAAAACTTTCAACGCCCATAAAGTGGAACTGTTAGGCGGGTATACCTTCCAGAACTTCAATTACAGATCCATCGGCGCCGGCGCCTCCAATTTTACAACCGATGCTTTCGAAACCAATAACCTGGGTGCCGGTTCCAATAGTACCTATACAATTGAAACCTATCGCGACAATAGTAAATTGCAATCCTTCCTGGGCCGCGTGAACTATAGTTTTGCCGGCAAATATTTGCTGACCGCAAACTTAAGGGCCGATGGTTCTTCCCGCTTCGGCGCTAATAATAAATATGGATATTTTCCATCTATCGCATTGGGCTGGCAGATCAAGGATGAAGCTTTCCTGGAATCCGTAGATGTTATTTCAAACCTGAAATTGCGCGCCAGCTATGGAAAAACCGGTAACCAGGAAATTGGTAATTACCGCTCCCTGGTTTTACTGGGAACCGTTGGCCAGGCTATCTTCGGTAATAGTGCTTTTGCCGGCATCTCTTCCAAACAATTCGCTAATGCTGACCTGAAATGGGAAACCACCCACCAGTTGGATATTGGACTTGATTTCGGCTTCTGGAATAACCGCCTTACGGGTTCCATTGACTATTACAGCAAGCAGACACAGGACCTCTTACTCGAACTGCCTATTCCCATTACGACGGGCTTCTCCACAACACTGGCAAACGTTGGGGAAGTTAAAAACCATGGCTGGGATATCCAGTTGAATTCAGTGAACACAACCGGTAAATTAAAATGGACCACCTCTGCTAACGTTTCCTTTGTTAAAAATTCGGTGGCGGGTATTGGTGACCTCACCGCCATCCTGCAGGGATCGGCCGGTTTTTTCACCAACTTCAGCATCATTAAAGTGGGCGAGCCTTTGAATGCTTATTATGGCTATGATGTGCTGGGTGTTTTGCAGGAAGGTGAAACCTATGCACCGCAGCCGCTTTCAAAACCCGGCGAATACAAATTCCGCGATGCGAATAACGATGGCAGTATCACCACAGCCGACAGGACCATCCTGGGTACGCCCTTTCCAGCTGTACTCTATGGCATTTCCAATGTGTTTAACTATGGCTCATTCGGACTCTCATTTTTCTTCCAGGGCGCCCAGGGTGGCGATATCCTGAACCTGAATATTTCTGAATCTGAGAACCCCATTTCTTTCCGTCGCAACAGGCTGGAACGTTCTTACACAGACCGCTGGACACCCGACAACCCGACAAATGAAAATTCATCGGCACTCACGCCTTCCCATCCTTATGTGGATGCGAGCGGAACCATCAACAGCCGGGCAGTTGAGGATGCCTCCTACCTGCGGTTAAAAAATATTACCCTCAGCTACGACATTCCTTTAGGTAACAAGAAGATCATCAAAGGCGCACAGGTTTACGTGGTTGGCCAGAACCTGGTGACCTTCTCGAACTACCTCGGCTTCGATCCTGAAATCAGCTCCTTCGGCACCTCGAATGTGCGGGCGGATTACAACGCGTATCCCCTGTCTAAAATCTACACCATTGGCCTTAACGTTAAATTCTGA
- a CDS encoding RagB/SusD family nutrient uptake outer membrane protein: MKRFIILSLAALTLACNKSKLDETVFSSLGESNFYKNQAEANSLVNAAYSSEQLRAFRNYFVVDEIPTGTVYDRAGGLEALAKPFENFTWDATHSFFSGFWKTHYTTIYRANLVLDKVPAIEFDATAKNVILAEARFLRASAYVILNDLFGPVPLITSSVSSISDRPLRATKEELNNFIISEFIAAAEVLPTVALKGKATKGAAYAQLAKFYLNLKDWQHASEYAQKVIDLSVYALFDGSADRSELFNPLFESNREFIYIRPHLSQAGLGDNYISHAAPPNYKWQGGVKDNYATQFKTYTSFYNSFADNDTRKNAFITQYYNNNNVLVQLGTDDIRNFKFKEDLIATGPNSGNDFPVIRYADILLAKAEALNELNGPNAESIDLLNQVRRKAGIEDLLLADLSAKDNLRNAIFRERTWEFVAEELHRQDQIRQGVFIRQARDRGIEAKDYQVLFPIPKSEIDINPKLEQNPGYN; this comes from the coding sequence ATGAAACGCTTTATTATATTGTCCCTTGCAGCGCTTACACTGGCTTGCAACAAATCTAAACTCGACGAAACCGTCTTCTCTTCATTGGGCGAAAGCAACTTTTACAAGAACCAGGCGGAAGCCAATTCCCTGGTGAATGCGGCCTACTCCTCTGAACAACTCCGGGCCTTCCGGAATTACTTTGTGGTGGATGAAATCCCCACAGGCACTGTCTATGACCGGGCCGGTGGACTCGAAGCCCTGGCTAAACCTTTTGAGAATTTTACCTGGGATGCCACCCACAGTTTTTTCTCGGGGTTCTGGAAAACACATTATACCACCATATACAGGGCTAACCTGGTGCTGGATAAAGTGCCGGCTATAGAATTTGATGCGACCGCAAAAAATGTGATCCTGGCCGAAGCCCGCTTCCTGCGCGCGTCTGCCTATGTTATCCTCAACGACCTCTTCGGCCCCGTGCCATTGATCACCAGCAGTGTCTCCAGTATTTCCGACCGGCCGCTAAGGGCTACCAAAGAGGAATTGAATAATTTTATTATCAGCGAATTCATTGCTGCTGCTGAAGTGCTGCCCACTGTTGCGTTGAAAGGTAAGGCAACAAAGGGGGCTGCTTATGCCCAACTGGCGAAATTCTACCTGAACCTCAAAGACTGGCAACATGCATCGGAATATGCGCAGAAAGTGATCGACTTATCTGTTTATGCACTCTTCGATGGCTCAGCCGACCGTAGTGAATTGTTTAATCCACTCTTCGAATCAAACCGGGAATTCATCTATATCCGGCCGCACCTTTCACAGGCCGGATTGGGCGATAATTATATTTCACACGCAGCTCCCCCCAATTACAAATGGCAGGGCGGCGTTAAGGATAACTATGCCACCCAGTTTAAAACCTATACCAGCTTTTACAATTCATTTGCGGATAATGATACCCGGAAGAATGCATTTATCACACAGTATTATAACAATAATAATGTGTTGGTTCAACTGGGCACCGATGATATCCGGAATTTTAAATTCAAGGAAGACCTCATAGCAACCGGGCCAAATAGCGGGAATGATTTTCCGGTGATCCGTTATGCTGATATCCTGCTGGCAAAAGCTGAAGCGTTAAATGAACTCAACGGACCCAATGCAGAATCCATTGACCTCCTGAACCAGGTGCGGAGAAAAGCCGGCATCGAAGACCTTTTATTGGCCGACCTATCTGCAAAAGACAACCTGCGGAATGCTATCTTCAGGGAACGGACCTGGGAATTTGTTGCGGAAGAATTGCACCGCCAGGACCAGATCAGGCAGGGTGTTTTTATCCGGCAGGCCAGGGACAGGGGCATTGAGGCCAAAGATTACCAGGTCTTGTTTCCTATCCCTAAATCTGAAATTGATATCAATCCAAAACTGGAACAGAATCCGGGCTATAATTAA
- a CDS encoding sulfatase encodes MRKFLVLLAASLFAHTAADSQATAKNKPNIILFLVDDMGWEDARKYHTPNIDKLAAGGKVFTNAYANNVCTPTRVSLVTGFNAAHHHITNWTHPEKDHSADAPDDQFLPTEWNYNGLSPQPGIPHTFYARPLPAILKDAGYFTVHVGKAHWAAQGTPGVSPYNLGFIVNISGHAAGHPQSYLSEENYGNLPGKNSAQSVPDLEEYYQSGTFLTEALTKEALKAIELPVKNKQPFFLNLAHYAVHVPLMADKRFFQAYLDKGLDSAEAQYASLVEGVDASLGEVMQFLEDRNIDKNTVVIFLSDNGGLSNSPPRGGESFTHNLPLRAGKGSLYEGGIRVPLVVRYPPLVKANSTTAQPVIAEDFFPTVLDLAGITPAAAGTPIDGRSFYNRLKDQGSMDTGRAFIWHYPNKWKAGDGPAINYYSAIRKGDWKLVYSLRTRQSELYNLQADLGEWHDLAKQYPAKVKELEKALGQILKSYDAPMPVERSTGIKLPYPGTN; translated from the coding sequence ATGAGAAAATTCCTGGTTCTCCTCGCTGCCTCGCTGTTTGCGCATACTGCCGCAGACAGCCAGGCAACAGCGAAAAATAAGCCGAACATTATCCTCTTCCTGGTTGATGATATGGGCTGGGAAGATGCCCGTAAATACCATACCCCCAATATTGACAAACTGGCGGCAGGGGGTAAGGTGTTTACCAATGCCTATGCAAATAATGTTTGTACCCCAACGCGCGTGAGCCTGGTGACCGGGTTCAATGCCGCGCACCACCATATCACCAACTGGACCCACCCGGAGAAAGACCATTCCGCCGATGCACCGGATGACCAGTTCCTGCCAACGGAATGGAATTATAATGGCCTGAGTCCGCAACCCGGTATTCCACATACCTTTTATGCCAGGCCACTGCCGGCGATCCTTAAAGATGCCGGGTATTTTACCGTGCACGTGGGTAAAGCACATTGGGCCGCTCAGGGTACACCCGGGGTTTCGCCGTATAACCTGGGCTTTATCGTGAACATCTCCGGGCATGCAGCCGGCCATCCGCAGAGTTATTTATCGGAAGAGAATTATGGCAACCTGCCGGGAAAGAATTCTGCGCAATCGGTGCCGGACCTGGAAGAATATTACCAGTCGGGCACCTTCCTCACAGAAGCACTTACGAAGGAAGCCTTAAAAGCAATTGAGCTACCTGTGAAGAATAAGCAACCCTTTTTCCTGAACCTGGCCCACTATGCCGTGCATGTGCCGCTGATGGCAGATAAACGTTTCTTCCAGGCCTACCTCGACAAGGGCCTGGATTCTGCTGAAGCCCAATATGCTTCACTGGTGGAAGGCGTGGATGCCAGCCTGGGTGAAGTCATGCAATTCCTGGAGGACAGGAATATCGATAAAAACACTGTAGTGATCTTCCTGAGTGATAATGGGGGCCTTTCCAATTCACCGCCCCGCGGCGGCGAATCTTTCACCCATAACCTGCCTTTACGAGCCGGAAAAGGTTCGCTCTATGAAGGCGGTATCAGGGTGCCCCTGGTCGTGCGTTACCCGCCGTTGGTGAAGGCCAATTCTACCACGGCCCAGCCGGTTATTGCAGAAGATTTTTTCCCGACGGTTCTGGACCTGGCGGGCATTACACCTGCAGCCGCCGGCACACCAATTGATGGCCGCAGTTTTTATAACCGGTTAAAAGACCAGGGCAGCATGGATACCGGCCGGGCTTTCATCTGGCATTACCCGAATAAATGGAAAGCAGGTGATGGACCGGCAATCAACTATTATAGTGCGATCCGGAAAGGGGATTGGAAACTGGTGTACAGTTTACGGACAAGGCAGTCTGAATTGTATAACCTGCAGGCCGACCTGGGTGAATGGCATGATCTCGCCAAACAATATCCTGCCAAAGTAAAGGAGCTGGAAAAAGCCCTTGGGCAAATACTGAAATCCTATGATGCACCGATGCCGGTTGAAAGAAGCACGGGCATAAAACTTCCTTATCCCGGAACCAATTAA